The Polypterus senegalus isolate Bchr_013 chromosome 10, ASM1683550v1, whole genome shotgun sequence genomic interval TCAGGGTATTTGGCATTTCCTGTTATCATTAAATTCTCCAAGAATGCAGTGGATAGTGCAGCACCAGTGACGTCATTGGAGCAACGGTTTAAATGTCACTCCAAACATTTTCGAAAATGTTCAAGTTTTTACAGAAAGTACCAATGCTCAACTCTTGTGTGTTTATCCTCTTTATTAAACATTCACCTTTTCTATTTTATAGAGGGTTCCTTGTCCAGATGACCTCCTTCTGCTGAAATCCCCTCCTATACTTTCAGGGATATTGAATGCTGTCCACAGTAAACACCTGATATCCTCTGAAAAAATGGCTCCTTCAGAAGGTCAAGCAAATGAGCATGACATATCTAATGGCCTGCACCCTCGTGTAGCTGGGCTAAACTGGCAGGGCATCAAGACCTCTTCACCTCCCATGGTAAACACAAATGGGACGGCCAGTCAACTCCTAGATTTTGAGAGCAGCACTTTAGAAAATCTACATCCATATTCCACGACATTGGCTAATCCAGATGTTGTAAATGAGTCGAGGAAGCATTTCATAGCAGGTCATGATGACTGGTCAGGTCTGCTCAAGATGCAGCCTGGTGCCCAGCAAACAAATCCTGATGACTTTCTCCTCCCTAGTGAACATCCACCACCAAATTTACAGGGGACACTCCCactgaattatttaaatgaagaagcTGCTGAAGCAGAGGCAGCGGCTGTTGATACTCCTCCCATaacagaagaggaagaagaacccTTGGACCTGACCTCAAACCCCAACAATGCTCCATCCTTGACCACACTTGCCCCAGTTATCCCCGATCCCATGAAAGGAGATTTGGTGGATCTGATTCAAAGGATGAATCAATCTGATATCAGCACACTACAAGATGAGATAACAAAGGCAGCCAATGAGGGACGGACATATGATGTGACAAAGCTCTCCAAGCAGCTCTACCAGGTGCTTTCCAAAAACAATGGAAATAGGAAATCTGGGAACGAgaagcaggaaaaataaaaaaaacaccaaagacTATATGGTGAAGAATCTCTTGTGGTTTGGT includes:
- the LOC120538152 gene encoding uncharacterized protein LOC120538152; translated protein: MVYGCENEMILDLDNVENNNHIPTGPICTTVKDHPVFPNFCSFATYRCVSGAYFEMRVPCPDDLLLLKSPPILSGILNAVHSKHLISSEKMAPSEGQANEHDISNGLHPRVAGLNWQGIKTSSPPMVNTNGTASQLLDFESSTLENLHPYSTTLANPDVVNESRKHFIAGHDDWSGLLKMQPGAQQTNPDDFLLPSEHPPPNLQGTLPLNYLNEEAAEAEAAAVDTPPITEEEEEPLDLTSNPNNAPSLTTLAPVIPDPMKGDLVDLIQRMNQSDISTLQDEITKAANEGRTYDVTKLSKQLYQVLSKNNGNRKSGNEKQEK